From Actinosynnema mirum DSM 43827, a single genomic window includes:
- a CDS encoding glycosyltransferase family 2 protein, with translation MRTISVITAAHAPSAHYLAETARSVAAQQLPPGWACEWLVQEDGEAPALADRVGGARYACNGARLGIAATRNLALARATGELVQNLDHDDVLLPHALATLITRFEEHPVHWAVMSADDLLPDGTRRPFPPDLPHGPVPPGAVNRWAEERGGNWPLHGGGLAARAETLRALGGWTGVPVDDELGALVALSELTPGWHDHAVTWLYRKHPAQTTNSSLYPGLEHTGRRIALQRAKALRSTGLRVSVERPATGSHEVALGPNIRQAPGS, from the coding sequence ATGCGCACGATCTCGGTGATCACCGCGGCACACGCCCCGAGCGCCCACTACCTGGCGGAGACGGCCAGGAGCGTTGCCGCGCAACAACTCCCGCCGGGGTGGGCGTGCGAGTGGCTGGTCCAGGAGGACGGCGAGGCGCCCGCGCTGGCCGACCGGGTCGGCGGGGCGCGCTACGCGTGCAACGGCGCCAGGCTCGGCATCGCCGCGACCCGCAACCTGGCGCTGGCGCGGGCGACCGGCGAGCTGGTGCAGAACCTGGACCACGACGACGTCCTGCTGCCCCACGCGCTGGCCACCCTGATCACCCGCTTCGAGGAGCACCCGGTGCACTGGGCGGTGATGTCGGCGGACGACCTCCTCCCCGACGGCACGCGCCGCCCGTTCCCCCCGGACCTGCCGCACGGCCCGGTGCCGCCGGGCGCGGTGAACCGCTGGGCCGAGGAGCGCGGCGGCAACTGGCCGCTGCACGGCGGCGGTCTGGCGGCCAGGGCGGAGACCCTGCGCGCGCTGGGCGGCTGGACCGGCGTGCCGGTGGACGACGAGCTGGGCGCGCTGGTGGCCCTGTCCGAGCTGACCCCCGGCTGGCACGACCACGCGGTGACCTGGCTCTACCGCAAGCACCCCGCGCAGACCACGAACAGCTCCCTCTACCCCGGCCTGGAGCACACCGGCCGCCGGATCGCGCTGCAGCGGGCGAAGGCGCTGCGCAGCACGGGGCTGCGGGTGTCCGTCGAGCGGCCGGCGACGGGCAGCCACGAGGTGGCCCTGGGGCCGAACATCCGGCAGGCGCCGGGGAGCTGA
- a CDS encoding alpha/beta hydrolase: protein MTALGHDWTALVDPELVDSARAQPYVSFTDPLKARRNFARACKLSRALLRGAPDPVGVEVVDTSFPVPGADVGLRVYRPAAAPTPPGVLVYFHGGAFVAGDLDSEHHRCLGFAAAGVAVVSVDYRRPPEHPFPVPGEDCYAAVEWVAGAAAGLGFAPERIAVGGSSAGATLAAAVALMARDRGGPEPALQVLLYPALDDRLASGSMRRYPETSSWKVADSALMWRHYLGDSPEAATSEYAVPARRADFTGVAPAYVLAAEVDALRDEAVDYAVRLSRDGVPVELHHVAGAFHGFDAAVPTAGVSARSLASQAAALRHALLR, encoded by the coding sequence ATGACCGCGCTCGGGCACGACTGGACCGCGCTGGTCGACCCGGAGCTGGTCGACTCGGCCAGAGCCCAGCCGTACGTGTCGTTCACCGACCCGCTGAAGGCGCGGCGGAACTTCGCCCGCGCCTGCAAGCTGTCGCGGGCGCTGCTGCGCGGCGCGCCGGACCCGGTCGGGGTCGAGGTGGTCGACACCTCGTTCCCGGTGCCGGGCGCGGACGTCGGGCTGCGGGTCTACCGGCCCGCAGCCGCCCCGACGCCGCCGGGGGTGCTGGTGTACTTCCACGGCGGGGCGTTCGTCGCGGGCGACCTGGACTCCGAGCACCACCGCTGCCTGGGGTTCGCGGCGGCCGGGGTGGCGGTGGTGTCGGTGGACTACCGGCGACCGCCGGAGCACCCGTTCCCGGTGCCGGGCGAGGACTGCTACGCGGCGGTCGAGTGGGTGGCGGGCGCGGCGGCCGGGCTGGGGTTCGCGCCGGAGCGGATCGCGGTGGGCGGCAGCAGCGCGGGCGCGACGCTGGCCGCGGCGGTGGCGCTGATGGCGCGCGACCGGGGCGGGCCGGAGCCGGCGCTCCAGGTGCTGCTGTACCCGGCGCTGGACGACCGGTTGGCGAGCGGGTCGATGCGGCGCTACCCGGAGACCTCGTCGTGGAAGGTCGCGGACAGCGCGCTGATGTGGCGGCACTACCTCGGCGACTCGCCGGAGGCCGCGACGTCGGAGTACGCGGTGCCCGCGCGGCGCGCGGACTTCACCGGGGTCGCGCCCGCGTACGTGCTGGCGGCCGAGGTGGACGCGCTGCGCGACGAGGCGGTGGACTACGCGGTGCGGCTGTCGCGGGACGGGGTCCCGGTGGAGCTGCACCACGTGGCGGGCGCCTTCCACGGGTTCGACGCGGCGGTGCCGACCGCCGGGGTGTCCGCGCGCTCGCTGGCCTCGCAGGCGGCGGCGCTGCGGCACGCGCTGCTGCGGTGA
- a CDS encoding AMP-binding protein, whose protein sequence is MGGEDPRIVLEWLRAATTGGVHRVERGGTRFAPWSEVLGDVERVVAHLRERGIAPRARVGVRGDNSYEWLVLDLALLELGAVPVAIPVPDFKGRTNSEVARTYGLVAVFAAKAARSADDGPAVAPLERLLELPGFTPDADPPAPLGKRLPENDREVFTLAFSSGTAGRVKCLLLAWRGVEALVEAQGAAYPMTPEDRVLIALPLSTFQQRYLCYLAIRNACGIVLTTASRFLAALEQGRPTILLGPPNFYEFAHSRYEKLPPHERAALDRAVEPADSLPREEALRLRREVFRSFHDSYGGRARLMLVGSAPVRPEMLEFFARAGFELYQIYGMTEIGYLTWNLPGANRIGSVGRENQPGSVEIAPDGEVLVTHDVHLCVGYEGEGPEDVEPVFRGPCTIATGDLGEFVDGHLFLKGRKKNVVITSGGEKLQIEDLEFDIAKAGGVNRVALYPAPDGDGYAAAVWYDGDREAARDAVRPRIGLVSSRLGAGRRISRIALLPGELTPESPLLNRNLKVNRDAVRVATSAALEPLDA, encoded by the coding sequence ATGGGCGGGGAAGATCCCCGGATCGTGCTGGAGTGGCTGCGCGCGGCCACCACCGGCGGGGTGCACCGGGTGGAGCGGGGCGGGACGCGGTTCGCGCCGTGGAGCGAGGTGCTCGGCGACGTCGAGCGGGTCGTGGCGCACCTGCGGGAGCGCGGGATCGCGCCGAGGGCGCGGGTGGGCGTGCGCGGGGACAACAGCTACGAGTGGCTGGTGCTGGACCTGGCGCTGCTGGAGCTGGGCGCGGTCCCGGTGGCGATCCCGGTACCGGACTTCAAGGGCCGCACCAACTCCGAGGTGGCGCGGACCTACGGCCTCGTCGCGGTGTTCGCGGCCAAGGCCGCGCGCTCGGCCGACGACGGCCCCGCGGTGGCCCCGCTGGAGCGGCTGCTGGAGCTGCCGGGGTTCACCCCGGACGCCGATCCCCCCGCCCCGCTGGGGAAGCGGCTGCCGGAGAACGACCGCGAGGTGTTCACGCTGGCGTTCTCCTCCGGCACCGCCGGGCGGGTCAAGTGCCTGCTGCTGGCGTGGCGCGGGGTCGAGGCGCTGGTCGAGGCGCAGGGCGCGGCGTACCCGATGACGCCCGAGGACCGGGTGCTGATCGCGCTGCCGCTGTCCACGTTCCAGCAGCGGTACCTGTGCTACCTGGCGATCCGCAACGCCTGCGGGATCGTGCTGACCACCGCGTCCCGGTTCCTGGCCGCGCTGGAGCAGGGGCGGCCGACGATCCTGCTGGGGCCGCCGAACTTCTACGAGTTCGCGCACAGCCGGTACGAGAAGCTGCCGCCGCACGAGCGCGCGGCCCTGGACCGGGCCGTCGAACCGGCCGACTCGCTGCCCCGCGAGGAGGCGCTGCGCCTGCGGCGCGAGGTGTTCCGCTCCTTCCACGACTCCTACGGCGGCCGGGCGCGGCTGATGCTGGTCGGGTCGGCCCCGGTGCGGCCGGAGATGCTGGAGTTCTTCGCCCGCGCGGGCTTCGAGCTCTACCAGATCTACGGCATGACCGAGATCGGCTACCTGACCTGGAACCTGCCCGGCGCCAACCGGATCGGCTCGGTCGGCCGGGAGAACCAGCCCGGCAGCGTGGAGATCGCCCCGGACGGCGAGGTGCTGGTCACGCACGACGTGCACCTGTGCGTCGGCTACGAGGGCGAGGGGCCCGAGGACGTCGAGCCGGTGTTCCGGGGACCGTGCACGATCGCGACCGGCGACCTGGGCGAGTTCGTCGACGGCCACCTGTTCCTCAAGGGCCGCAAGAAGAACGTGGTGATCACCAGCGGTGGTGAGAAGCTCCAGATCGAGGACCTGGAGTTCGACATCGCCAAGGCGGGCGGGGTCAACCGGGTCGCGCTGTACCCGGCGCCGGACGGCGACGGGTACGCCGCCGCCGTCTGGTACGACGGCGACCGGGAGGCCGCGCGGGACGCGGTGCGCCCCCGCATCGGACTGGTCAGCTCCCGACTGGGGGCCGGGCGGCGGATCAGCCGCATCGCGCTGCTGCCCGGCGAGCTGACCCCGGAAAGCCCGCTGCTGAACCGGAACCTGAAGGTGAACCGGGACGCAGTGCGGGTGGCCACGTCGGCCGCCCTGGAACCGCTCGACGCGTGA
- a CDS encoding S-(hydroxymethyl)mycothiol dehydrogenase: MSRTVSAVVAPGGGKPAELVEVVVPDPGPDEVTVRVLASGVCHTDLHYRDGVIAAEGPYLLGHEASGIVERVGPGVRDVKPGDFVVLNWRAVCGRCRACRRGRAEACVDDRTATTPMTLLDGTPLTPALGIGAFTELTLVHSGQCTPVNPAADPAVVCLLGCGVMSGLGAAMNTGGVRVGDTVAVIGVGGVGGAAVVGARLAGATTVVAVDRDERKRAVAHELGATDFVHAAEGVDVVARVRELTGGLGADVVVDAAGSEQTWRQAFYARALGGTFVLVARPDASMRLELPLLDAFLRNGTYRTSWYGDCLPSRDFPPLVELFLQDRLPLRRFVSERIGLGDVERAFESMRRGDVLRSVVLVDGAR, from the coding sequence ATGTCCAGGACGGTCAGTGCTGTGGTGGCGCCGGGTGGCGGCAAACCCGCCGAGCTGGTGGAGGTCGTGGTGCCGGACCCCGGTCCGGACGAGGTGACCGTCCGGGTGCTGGCGTCGGGGGTGTGCCACACCGACCTGCACTACCGGGACGGCGTCATCGCCGCCGAGGGCCCGTACCTGCTGGGCCACGAGGCCTCCGGGATCGTGGAGCGGGTCGGGCCGGGCGTGCGCGACGTCAAGCCCGGCGACTTCGTGGTGCTCAACTGGCGGGCGGTGTGCGGGCGGTGCCGGGCGTGCAGGCGCGGGCGGGCCGAGGCGTGCGTGGACGACCGCACCGCCACCACCCCGATGACCCTGCTCGACGGGACGCCGCTCACCCCGGCGCTGGGCATCGGCGCGTTCACCGAGCTGACCCTGGTGCACAGCGGCCAGTGCACCCCGGTGAACCCGGCGGCGGACCCGGCGGTGGTGTGCCTGCTCGGGTGCGGGGTCATGTCGGGGCTGGGCGCGGCGATGAACACCGGCGGCGTGCGGGTCGGCGACACGGTCGCGGTGATCGGGGTCGGCGGGGTCGGCGGCGCGGCGGTCGTGGGCGCGCGGCTGGCCGGGGCGACGACGGTCGTGGCGGTGGACCGCGACGAGCGCAAGCGCGCCGTCGCGCACGAGCTGGGCGCGACCGACTTCGTGCACGCGGCCGAGGGCGTGGACGTGGTCGCGCGGGTGCGCGAGCTGACCGGCGGGCTGGGCGCCGACGTGGTCGTCGACGCCGCCGGGTCCGAGCAGACCTGGCGGCAGGCGTTCTACGCGCGGGCGCTGGGCGGCACGTTCGTCCTGGTCGCCAGGCCGGACGCGTCGATGCGGCTGGAGCTGCCGCTGCTGGACGCGTTCCTGCGCAACGGCACGTACCGCACGAGCTGGTACGGCGACTGCCTCCCGTCCCGCGACTTCCCGCCGCTGGTCGAGCTGTTCCTCCAGGACCGCCTGCCGCTGCGCCGGTTCGTGTCCGAGCGGATCGGGCTCGGCGACGTGGAACGCGCGTTCGAGTCGATGCGCAGGGGCGACGTGCTGCGCAGCGTGGTCCTGGTGGACGGCGCGCGCTAG
- a CDS encoding phosphopantetheine-binding protein translates to MTIQKITEDAAAERVALVWERALKVSPVAHDADFLSLGGNSLLLLSIITEVEDVFDVELDVDELVEDLTVAGMARVVARTAG, encoded by the coding sequence ATGACCATCCAGAAGATCACCGAGGACGCCGCGGCCGAGCGGGTCGCGCTGGTGTGGGAGCGCGCGCTGAAGGTGTCGCCGGTCGCGCACGACGCGGACTTCCTGAGCCTGGGCGGGAACTCCCTGCTGCTGCTGTCCATCATCACCGAGGTCGAGGACGTGTTCGACGTCGAGCTGGACGTGGACGAGCTCGTGGAGGACCTGACCGTGGCGGGCATGGCGCGGGTGGTCGCCAGGACCGCCGGATGA
- a CDS encoding transketolase C-terminal domain-containing protein encodes MSAPTRQDEAVAGLREVLAGNRRVVVVGDAPELAAEFGRERVLASGDAGSVAALVAGGLHPVVAVAPEELPAYQGLLVGTGNPVVLRTAGTWAAHLPGVRLVAPANPADSRLLLAEAVRAGEPVVLVEPEHRAAPAEPRGFPFSAPTGPRGFVIPAPAAPGGFGVPASAVPVSAVPVSAVPECAAPECAVPELRAGPPPRRAAEPPEPRRPQLSTVDKMVPPLGRAAVLRSGVDVTVLAVGASVDPALRAADALAARRVDAEVVDVRSLFPLDLGTLAASARRTGRVVVVTEPWAARSAAELAAAVTELAFDDLLAPVTRLRSGAGRPGGPDAADVERAAALLAERGCR; translated from the coding sequence GTGAGCGCCCCGACCAGGCAGGACGAGGCGGTCGCGGGGCTGCGCGAGGTGCTGGCGGGGAACCGGCGCGTGGTGGTGGTCGGCGACGCGCCCGAGCTGGCCGCCGAGTTCGGCCGGGAGCGGGTGCTGGCCTCCGGCGACGCGGGCTCGGTGGCCGCGCTGGTCGCGGGCGGCCTGCACCCGGTGGTGGCGGTCGCGCCGGAGGAGCTGCCCGCGTACCAGGGCTTGCTGGTCGGCACCGGGAACCCCGTCGTGCTGCGCACCGCCGGGACCTGGGCCGCGCACCTGCCGGGCGTGCGGCTCGTCGCGCCCGCGAACCCCGCCGACTCGCGGCTGCTGCTGGCCGAGGCGGTGCGCGCGGGGGAGCCGGTGGTGCTGGTCGAACCCGAACACCGGGCCGCTCCCGCCGAACCGCGTGGTTTCCCGTTCTCGGCGCCCACCGGGCCACGAGGCTTCGTGATCCCGGCCCCCGCGGCGCCGGGCGGGTTCGGGGTCCCGGCGTCCGCGGTGCCGGTGTCCGCGGTGCCGGTGTCCGCGGTGCCGGAGTGCGCCGCGCCGGAGTGCGCCGTGCCGGAGCTGCGCGCCGGTCCACCGCCGCGCAGGGCCGCGGAGCCGCCCGAGCCCCGTCGCCCTCAACTGTCCACAGTGGACAAAATGGTCCCGCCGCTGGGACGGGCCGCCGTGCTCAGGTCGGGCGTCGACGTCACCGTGCTCGCGGTGGGGGCCTCGGTCGACCCCGCCCTGCGCGCCGCCGACGCGCTCGCCGCCCGCAGGGTCGACGCCGAGGTGGTCGACGTCCGCTCGCTGTTCCCCCTTGACCTGGGGACCCTGGCCGCGTCCGCCCGCCGCACCGGCCGGGTCGTGGTGGTCACCGAGCCCTGGGCCGCCCGCAGCGCGGCCGAGCTCGCCGCCGCCGTCACCGAGCTGGCGTTCGACGACCTGCTCGCCCCGGTGACCCGCCTGCGCTCGGGGGCCGGGCGCCCCGGCGGCCCGGACGCGGCCGACGTCGAGCGCGCCGCCGCCCTGCTCGCCGAGCGGGGCTGCCGCTGA
- a CDS encoding MFS transporter, producing MSAGAGGAGDGGGGGGGDEQRSVLKVILGSPRPVWILVAGVFVNRSGSYFATFLTLFLEQLGFTLAQMPLILLAVGVAIPCGSMLGGWVSDRFSRKASLVGSTLLAAVGLAVIGFAPTKAVALVGVFAAALFAQSYLPAASALLVDHTREQDRVPVFAFFRLALNVGAAVGPVLAIAITPYGLESLFLVSSGAYLLFSLVLWLGLPKPAARVAEEASADEVAAGGKRFPAQLVLFFTGVLLITAVYVQYSSTVPLAVADFHDAKVYAGLLTLNAVLVIVFEVPLSAWTRKLPWRLPLVLGTALMAVGIAASGSFPSFALLIASVVTWTIGEILFSPVVASAAASLSPSGRVGRYQGYLAAVQSTAFALGPAVGTYVYGRGAPLLWVSCLVAGLLAAVAFTAAHKPRGERGEGGVGEGSERSSGAAV from the coding sequence GTGAGCGCGGGGGCCGGTGGCGCCGGGGACGGTGGGGGCGGTGGGGGCGGTGACGAGCAGCGGTCGGTGCTCAAGGTCATCCTCGGTTCGCCGCGCCCGGTCTGGATCCTCGTCGCGGGCGTGTTCGTCAACCGGTCCGGCTCGTACTTCGCCACGTTCCTGACGCTGTTCCTGGAGCAGCTCGGGTTCACCCTGGCCCAGATGCCGCTGATCCTGCTGGCCGTCGGCGTCGCGATCCCGTGCGGGTCGATGCTGGGCGGCTGGGTGTCGGACCGCTTCTCCCGCAAGGCGTCCCTGGTCGGGTCGACGCTGCTGGCGGCGGTCGGGCTGGCCGTGATCGGCTTCGCGCCGACGAAGGCGGTCGCGCTGGTGGGCGTGTTCGCGGCGGCGCTGTTCGCGCAGTCGTACCTGCCCGCGGCCTCGGCGCTGCTGGTGGACCACACCCGCGAGCAGGACCGGGTGCCGGTGTTCGCGTTCTTCCGGCTGGCGCTGAACGTGGGCGCGGCGGTGGGGCCGGTGCTGGCGATCGCGATCACCCCGTACGGGCTGGAGTCGCTGTTCCTGGTGAGCAGCGGCGCGTACCTGCTGTTCTCGCTGGTGCTGTGGCTCGGGCTGCCGAAGCCCGCGGCGCGGGTGGCCGAGGAGGCGTCGGCGGACGAGGTGGCGGCGGGCGGCAAGCGCTTCCCGGCGCAGCTCGTGCTGTTCTTCACCGGCGTGCTGCTGATCACCGCCGTGTACGTGCAGTACTCGTCGACGGTCCCGCTGGCGGTGGCGGACTTCCACGACGCCAAGGTGTACGCCGGGCTGCTGACGCTGAACGCGGTGCTGGTGATCGTGTTCGAGGTGCCGCTGAGCGCGTGGACGCGGAAGCTGCCGTGGCGGTTGCCGCTGGTGCTGGGCACGGCGCTGATGGCGGTGGGCATCGCGGCCTCCGGGTCGTTCCCGTCGTTCGCGCTGCTGATCGCGAGCGTGGTGACCTGGACGATCGGCGAGATCCTGTTCTCCCCGGTGGTGGCGAGCGCCGCGGCGTCGCTGTCGCCGAGCGGGCGGGTCGGGCGGTACCAGGGGTACCTGGCGGCGGTGCAGTCGACGGCGTTCGCGCTGGGACCGGCGGTGGGCACGTACGTGTACGGGCGCGGCGCGCCGCTGCTGTGGGTCTCCTGCCTGGTGGCGGGACTGCTGGCGGCGGTGGCGTTCACGGCCGCGCACAAGCCGCGCGGCGAGCGGGGCGAGGGCGGCGTGGGCGAGGGCTCGGAGCGGAGCAGCGGCGCGGCGGTCTGA
- a CDS encoding ATP-grasp domain-containing protein produces the protein MSEKRLVVIGSGGQAFREYALEAMAGEADLVLLENREPTWQKPHITDFRVVDPADVAALVEAVREVAPDGLLTYDESLVGTVALVAAEVGIAHTSPEAIRLCKDKSALRGHLAEAGLSPVRFAVAHTGQEAVDAAGRIGFPLVCKPLALGGSIGVVRADDEAGLREAFAIAATAKAGDGTASKLAGVLLEEYLEGPEFSVDCVVWDGVAHPLVVAEKVLGFPPYFEELGHVVPAEPSPAIDEAVRLVREAHRAVGLDRLVTHTEFRLTPDGPRIIEINVRLGGDLIPLLGKLASGVDLAASAARVAVGLAPETGPLRSEVAAIVMVYPDRAYRVEGVRLRRDEAEYPGLERLTTFLPPGTEVRLPPEGFLSRLGFAIVTGADRRECLERRDAVAADLVVDGTPL, from the coding sequence GTGAGCGAAAAGCGGCTGGTCGTCATCGGCAGCGGTGGTCAGGCGTTCCGGGAATACGCGCTGGAGGCGATGGCGGGCGAGGCCGACCTCGTGCTCCTGGAGAACCGGGAGCCCACCTGGCAGAAGCCGCACATCACCGACTTCCGGGTGGTCGACCCGGCGGACGTGGCCGCGCTGGTCGAGGCGGTGCGGGAGGTCGCGCCGGACGGGCTGCTGACCTACGACGAGAGCCTGGTCGGCACGGTCGCGCTGGTCGCCGCCGAGGTCGGGATCGCGCACACCTCGCCCGAGGCGATCCGGCTGTGCAAGGACAAGTCCGCGCTGCGCGGGCACCTGGCCGAGGCCGGGCTGAGCCCGGTGCGGTTCGCCGTGGCGCACACCGGGCAGGAGGCCGTGGACGCGGCGGGGCGCATCGGGTTCCCGCTGGTGTGCAAGCCGCTCGCGCTCGGCGGCAGCATCGGCGTGGTGCGGGCCGACGACGAGGCGGGGCTGCGCGAGGCGTTCGCGATCGCCGCGACCGCCAAGGCCGGGGACGGCACGGCGTCCAAGCTCGCCGGCGTGCTGCTGGAGGAGTACCTGGAGGGGCCCGAGTTCAGCGTCGACTGCGTGGTGTGGGACGGGGTCGCGCACCCGCTGGTGGTGGCCGAGAAGGTGCTGGGCTTCCCGCCGTACTTCGAGGAGCTGGGGCACGTGGTGCCCGCCGAGCCCTCGCCCGCGATCGACGAGGCGGTGCGGCTGGTGCGCGAGGCGCACCGGGCGGTCGGGCTGGACCGGCTGGTCACGCACACCGAGTTCCGGCTCACCCCGGACGGGCCGCGCATCATCGAGATCAACGTGCGCCTGGGCGGCGACCTGATCCCGCTGCTGGGCAAGCTGGCCAGCGGGGTGGACCTTGCCGCGTCGGCGGCGCGGGTGGCGGTGGGGCTGGCCCCGGAGACCGGGCCGCTGCGCTCGGAGGTGGCCGCGATCGTCATGGTGTACCCGGACCGGGCCTACCGGGTGGAGGGCGTGCGGCTGCGCCGCGACGAGGCCGAGTACCCCGGTCTCGAGCGGCTGACGACGTTCCTGCCGCCCGGCACGGAGGTGCGGCTGCCGCCGGAGGGCTTCCTGTCCCGGCTGGGCTTCGCGATCGTCACGGGCGCGGACCGGCGGGAGTGCCTGGAGCGGCGGGACGCGGTCGCGGCCGACCTGGTGGTGGACGGGACGCCGCTGTGA
- a CDS encoding MFS transporter, protein MSGTPRIAGGITAFAIFATAVSFVISMAGSSMKSTVQVLFLPMVDSFDVTRGTLAVGTTLFAVVTALASSAVGHLADRIGAVPVLAMGAGIVGCVLLICGTVTDIRLFVLAYGVLGAIGCTMLSFVPLGVLADQLFAGRNAGVLYAVLTNGAAVGFMVLVPLWTYLGGITDWRQILLGAGAVFLVVLLPLSLLLVRSSTRQPKPPAAPAEHGFLAGVRTAFADRRVRGLILPFFACGTTMAFVDVHLFPHMHDHGVAPVTSSVAFVLLGATEIAGSLVAGRLCDRGRIRATLVGGYLMRAGAMVLTPFFSAEFTVLVFGAVFGASYLVTVVATTMWIAKILPRGRKGTAIGVLWALHMVAVAVSSQLGAVIADRFHSYLPVILLSAVMTVGAALLVSLQPDPDAVGPEVSRTPAAA, encoded by the coding sequence ATGAGCGGCACTCCCAGGATCGCGGGGGGCATCACCGCGTTCGCGATCTTCGCCACCGCGGTCAGCTTCGTGATCTCGATGGCGGGCTCGTCGATGAAGAGCACCGTGCAGGTGCTGTTCCTGCCGATGGTCGACAGCTTCGACGTCACCAGGGGCACCCTGGCGGTGGGCACGACGCTGTTCGCGGTGGTCACCGCGCTCGCCTCGTCGGCGGTGGGGCACCTGGCGGACCGGATCGGCGCGGTGCCGGTGCTGGCGATGGGCGCCGGGATCGTCGGGTGCGTGCTGCTGATCTGCGGGACGGTCACCGACATCCGGCTGTTCGTGCTGGCCTACGGCGTGCTCGGCGCGATCGGCTGCACGATGCTGTCGTTCGTGCCGCTGGGCGTGCTGGCCGACCAGCTGTTCGCGGGGCGCAACGCGGGCGTGCTGTACGCGGTGCTGACCAACGGCGCGGCGGTCGGCTTCATGGTGCTGGTGCCGCTGTGGACGTACCTGGGCGGCATCACCGACTGGCGGCAGATCCTGCTGGGCGCGGGCGCGGTGTTCCTGGTGGTGCTGCTGCCGCTGTCGCTGCTGCTGGTGCGCTCCTCCACCCGCCAGCCCAAGCCGCCCGCCGCGCCCGCCGAGCACGGGTTCCTGGCCGGGGTGCGCACCGCGTTCGCCGACCGGCGGGTGCGCGGGCTGATCCTGCCGTTCTTCGCCTGCGGCACCACGATGGCGTTCGTCGACGTGCACCTGTTCCCGCACATGCACGACCACGGCGTGGCCCCGGTGACCAGCTCGGTGGCGTTCGTGCTGCTGGGCGCGACCGAGATCGCCGGGTCGCTGGTGGCGGGCAGGCTGTGCGACCGGGGCCGGATCAGGGCCACGCTGGTCGGCGGCTACCTGATGCGCGCGGGCGCGATGGTGCTGACCCCGTTCTTCTCCGCCGAGTTCACCGTCCTGGTGTTCGGCGCGGTGTTCGGGGCGAGCTACCTGGTGACCGTGGTGGCCACCACGATGTGGATCGCGAAGATCCTGCCGCGCGGGCGCAAGGGCACCGCGATCGGCGTGCTGTGGGCGCTGCACATGGTGGCGGTGGCGGTGAGCAGCCAGCTGGGCGCGGTGATCGCGGACCGGTTCCACAGCTACCTGCCGGTGATCCTGCTCAGCGCGGTCATGACGGTCGGCGCGGCCCTGCTGGTGTCGCTGCAGCCCGACCCGGACGCGGTCGGGCCCGAGGTGAGCCGGACGCCCGCCGCGGCGTGA